A window of the bacterium genome harbors these coding sequences:
- a CDS encoding DivIVA domain-containing protein produces the protein MPLTPLDIESQHFKREVLGYSRREVDAALRSAADALS, from the coding sequence ATGCCGCTGACGCCGCTCGACATCGAATCGCAGCACTTCAAGCGCGAGGTCCTTGGTTACAGCCGCCGCGAGGTGGACGCCGCGCTGCGTTCCGCCGCCGACGCCCTCTCGC